Proteins from one Acidobacteriota bacterium genomic window:
- a CDS encoding M67 family metallopeptidase — translation MIYFTEKLFNRLISLCKKALPKKAYGLIAGRKEYIAEEIYPLTTNLRLTDTDVNSFFKSYGEFYHERDRGFLIDKKEQARVMEKIARKNQQIVAIYHSHRCLYATPTKIDMDLHFDPDVPAIIVSLVEKDKPEVRAFRIKNSGYEELEIRIIPPTKKKLTIKFI, via the coding sequence ATGATTTATTTCACTGAGAAATTATTTAACAGATTAATCTCTCTTTGCAAAAAGGCTTTGCCAAAAAAAGCCTATGGATTAATTGCAGGAAGAAAAGAATACATTGCTGAAGAAATATATCCTTTAACCACCAATCTTAGATTAACAGACACCGATGTTAATTCTTTCTTCAAATCCTATGGAGAATTCTATCATGAGAGAGATAGAGGTTTTCTAATAGATAAAAAAGAACAAGCAAGAGTAATGGAAAAAATTGCAAGAAAGAATCAGCAAATTGTGGCTATTTATCATTCTCATAGATGTCTTTATGCAACTCCAACAAAAATTGATATGGACTTACATTTTGATCCTGATGTTCCAGCCATTATAGTTTCGCTGGTAGAAAAAGATAAGCCTGAAGTTAGAGCATTTAGAATAAAAAATAGCGGTTATGAAGAATTAGAAATTAGAATAATCCCCCCCACTAAAAAGAAGTTAACCATAAAATTTATTTGA
- a CDS encoding 4Fe-4S dicluster domain-containing protein → MEIKEFKNKEKKEKQNLKTYWIVEVDKTKCSMCEVCVDHCPSNAISMIKDDEEWELVFNVYYCNNCNGKPYCQEKCPEEAIYILEKKDARKQPAILSLMKEEIVRCHDCGTSFIPAKKIKTIQNKPELVEKEVQKLCPDCRRKRLINNLLR, encoded by the coding sequence ATGGAAATTAAAGAATTTAAAAATAAAGAGAAAAAAGAAAAACAAAATTTAAAAACTTACTGGATAGTAGAGGTTGATAAAACAAAATGTTCTATGTGTGAGGTATGCGTTGACCATTGTCCATCTAATGCTATCAGTATGATAAAGGACGATGAGGAATGGGAGTTAGTTTTTAATGTTTATTATTGTAATAACTGTAACGGAAAACCATATTGTCAGGAAAAGTGTCCAGAGGAAGCTATTTACATATTGGAAAAAAAGGATGCCAGAAAACAACCGGCTATATTATCACTTATGAAAGAGGAAATAGTCAGATGTCATGATTGCGGTACTTCATTTATTCCTGCAAAGAAAATAAAAACAATTCAGAATAAACCTGAACTCGTAGAAAAAGAAGTACAGAAATTATGCCCTGATTGCAGGAGAAAAAGACTTATTAATAATTTATTGAGATAA